In Trichlorobacter lovleyi, the DNA window CCCAGGCCGATGGAGTAGAGTAACAGCAGGACAATCCCGTGGGCGACCTTTTCTTCAGTTGCCGCAATCATCAGGATCGAGGCCAGGATTGGGCCGATGCAGGGGGTCCAGCCAGCTGCAAAGGCTAATCCAACAAGAAAACTACCCAGAAAACCTGCTGGTTTATTCTTCAGCGAGACCCGTTTCTCGCCCAGCAACCATTTCAACGGCACCAGGCCGGTGACATGAATACCGAAGACAACAATCAGGATGCCGCCAAGCTTGCGGACCAGCTCCATATGCTGCTGCAGAAACGAGCCGATATAGGTTGCCGATGCCCCAAGCAGGACAAACACCACAGTAAAGCCACTGACAAAGGCCAGCGAATGCAGCATGGTCTTTCTACGCACAACATGGGTGGGATGCTCGGCATCCAGGTCACTGAATGAAAGACCGGTGATATACGTAATATACGACGGAATAAGCGGCAGGACGCAGGGAGACAGGAAGGAAAGCAGTCCTGCGACAAAGGCACCGATATAGGTAATCTGTTGAGTTTCCATAAGGTGGCCGGCTACTTCATCAGTCCTTCAAGAAAGGCGATCACTTCAGGGCTGTTCCAGTCCAGGCCGCCAATCACCTTTTTGACAATTATACCGTTCTTGTCGATCACAAAGGTCTCAGGTACCCCGGTAATACCGTAGGTCTTGGCAACCTGTCCGCTTGGGTCGGTATAGGCAGGCAGCGAGTATTTTGAATTTTTCAAAAACTCCTGTACCGCCTGTTTGCCCCCTTCATCAACCGAAACGCAGACCATCTGAAACGGCTTACCTGCCATAAACGTGTTCAGCTTGATCATGGAAGGGATCTCTTCCCGGCAGGGAGGACACCAGGTGGCCCAGAAATTAAGCAGCACCACCTTTCCCTTCAGGGCGGCCAGGGTCAACTGCTGGTTGTCAAGCGAGACCACACTGATCTCGGGGGCCTGACTCTTCTCAGCAGGGGCCTTGGAAGGGGCGGCAGACTTGTCCTTGCTGCAACCGGCGGTAAGGGCAACAGCACAGCAAAGCAGTACCAGCAACTTTTTCATGTATGTATCCTCCAGCAGAAAAACGGGATTTGCAGCGTGAAAGAACAGCGCCAGGGGTGGTTAACGGTTGCGCGTTACCACATATTCAGCCAGATCCAGCAGTGCTGCCTTGCAGCTATTGGCAGGAAAACAGGAGAGATGTCGTGCACAGTTTGCAACACAATCACGGGCTTTTTCAACCGTGTACTCAATACCGCCGTAGCTCTGCACCAGACCTGAAACCAGGCGGAAGTCTTCGGGGGTCAGCTCGTCTTTTTCAATAATGGCGCTTACCGCCTCACGCTCTTCATCGCTGCAGCCACGCAGGGCATGGATCAGAGGCAACGTCAGCTTGCCTTCTTCAAGGTCGTGGCCGATGCTCTTGCCGAACTCCTCTTCAGAGGCCGTGTAGTCAAGGATGTCGTCCATCAGCTGGAAGGCGATCCCCAGCTCCATGCCAAAGTCTGCCAGCGCCTGTTCCTGTTCCGGAGAAACCCCGCCCAGAATGGCACCACACTGACAGGCCGCAGACAGCAGTACCGCCGTCTTGGCACGCACCACCTCGATATACTGCTGCTCGGTGAGTTCCACCTCGCCGGTATACAGCAGCTGCAGCACCTCCCCTTCAGCAATAACGGTGGTGGCCTTGGACATGACCCGCAGCACATCAAGACTGCCGGCAGCGACCATCAGGGAAAATGATTTGGAGAAAAGGAAGTCGCCGATCAGAACCGAGGCCTCGTTACCCCAGAGGGTATTGGCAGAGGCAAGTCCACGGCGCAGGGTGGCACTGTCAACAACGTCGTCATGCAGCAGGGTGGCGGTGTGGATAAACTCAACCACGCTTGCCAGAGGGATGGCCTGATTGCCTTGGTACTCACACAAACGGGCGGCCAGCAGCAGCATGGCGGGACGTATGCGCTTTCCGCCGCTGGCAAGGACATATTCGCCAACCTTGCGGATAAGCGGAACATCAGACTCAAGATCTTTTCTGAACTGTTCCTCGACCTGTTTGAGATCTTCACCAATCAGTTCTAACGCAGCCTGCATGCCTGTCCAATCCATGAATAAAGTTTACACATACTACTGAAGCGCCGCTTAATTTGTCAAAGTATTTCTGGATTTACCTGCAGAGCCGGATGCGTATAAAGTTGCTTGTATCAACGATCCGGTGTATAGCAGTCAAGACTTTCTATCCCATCTATCAACCGGAAACGACTCTATGAAATTCAGTGATCTTTCGCTCCCCGCGCAGGTGCTGCAGGGGATCCATCAGGCCGGGTTCAGTGCCTGTACGCCGATTCAGGCCCAAACGCTCCCCCTGTCACTAAGCGGCAAGGATGTTGCCGGACAGGCGCAGACCGGCACCGGCAAGACCGCTGCCTTCCTGATCACCCTCTTCACCAAGCTGCTTGCCTCACAATCCGAAACCGCCGCCGGCAGTCTGCCGCGCCCGCGGGCCCTGATTCTGGCACCGACCCGCGAGCTGGTTGTCCAGATTGAAAAAGATGCCCAGTTGCTGGGCAGCCACTGCGGCTTTAACATCCAGGCCATTTATGGCGGCGTTGATTATATGAAGCAGAAAAACGCCCTGAAAGACGGTGCAGACGTCGTTATCGGCACGCCGGGACGCCTGATCGACTACCTGAAGCAAAAGGTCTATTCCCTGAAACATATTGAGATGCTGGTGATTGACGAGGCGGACCGGATGTTCGACATGGGCTTCATCCCGGACCTGCGCTATATCCTGCGCCGGCTGCCCCCCTTTGATCAACGCCAGAATCTGATGTTTTCAGCCACCCTGAACCAGCGGGTGATGGAACTTTCCTATGAATTCATGAATGTGCCGCAGAAGGTCTCGGTCACCCCGGAAAAGATGACGGCCGAACGGGTTGAGCAGGTGCTCTATCACGTTTCCAACAAGGAAAAGTTCCCCTTGCTGCTTGGCCTGCTACGGCGTGAAGGGATGGCCCGGACCATGCTCTTTGTCAACACCAAACGGGAGGCAGAGCGGTTACAGGACCGGCTGAATGCAAACGAGTTTCCCTGCCGGGTTATTTCCGGGGATGTTGATCAACGCAAGCGGATGAATATTCTTGAACAGTTCAAGCGGGGGGAGCTGGCAATTCTGATTGCCACGGATGTTGCCTCACGGGGGCTGCATATTGACGGCGTTTCCCATGTCATCAACTACGACCTGCCGCAGGATGCCGAGGACTACGTCCACCGGATCGGCCGGACCGCACGGGCTGGGGCTGAGGGCAAGGCGATCTCGCTGGCCGATGAAGACGGGGCCTTTTATATCGAGGCGATTGAGGAGTATATCAGACACAAGGTGGCTGTAGAATGGGCTGAAGACGACCTTTTCATGCACGACTACAAGCGGCCGAAGCACCGTCCGGCGCCGGTTGCCTCAACCAAGCAGCCCCACGGGCAACGTCACAAGCCCAAAGATCAGAAAAGCACGCCACGCAAAACAGCTGCAGCCTCTCCGCCGGAAGGAGAAAAAAAGAAACGCCGCCCGCGCCGGAGAAAACCGGGGGGCAGCGCCGCTCCAAGCGAGGGGACCGTCAAAACCGACTAGCCCTGCTGGTACACCCGTTTAAAACTATCTGCCTTGAGGTACAGCAACAGAAAATACAGCGGCACCATCCAAAGCGCTGAAACCAGCAAGGCGCTGAAACCTTCCACGAGATAGGCCCACCAGGGGGGGGCAATCGATTTCACGATCCAGACGACGTACAGCCCCACCTCATAGACTGGTGCCAGCACCAGCGAGGCCATGACAACCTGCTGTACCCCTTGCATGCCCCATGTTGCGCGCTGCAGGAAACCAAACGCAGCAGACAGGACAGCCAGACCGTAGAGCAGCTTTACCCAGGGCAGAAAGCCATAGCCCCAGAAGACCTGCCAGGCCGAAACCGGCTCAACAGACTGTTCCGACAGCTGCGCCTGAATGTCGGTACCAAGGTAACCGATTACCTCCCAGCCCCCCACCAGCAGGAAAACGGCTGCCCAGACTGCCACCCCCCAGCCCACGGCAGCGACCGGATCAAAACCATTGGCAAAGCCGGCCAGGCTGATGGCCGTTTTTTCCTTCACAGCTGGCGCAGCCGGTGCTTTAGCGGCAGCCGGCAACGGCACGGCGACCACCGTGTCAGGGCGGCAGTTCCGGTTCAGCAGCTCCTGCTCCCGCTTGAGCGCCTCTTCCTCCCGTTTTTTGGCAGCCACGGTCTTAACATCCATCCCACAGTGGGGACATTCGTCAAAGACCTCTTCGCAGAACGTGCTGTAGCCGCAGGAAGGGCAGGTATTGGTGGCAAAGGCAGAGGTCGCCTTTTTACGCGGCTTCTCAACCCGAAAACTCTCCTTACAACGCGGACAGGCGAGCATCATCCCATCATCAGGGATCTCAAGGTCATTCATGGTTCCGCTTGCCTTGCAGTTGGGACACTCTATACGCACAGTAGCTACCCCACGGTAGAAATGATGAATTCTCGCACCTGTCCGGCATCTGCCTGCATCCGCACACAACGGGTCGGCAGCCCCTCCAGTCGGGCAATGGCCGGCGGAACCGGAACCGCTTCACCGGTGGCCTCAACCACAGCCTCACCGAACTTTGCCGGATGGGCCGTGGACAGACAGACCACCGGCGTATCATCCGCAACCAGTTCCTGTGCCGCCCGCACCCCTACTGCGGTGTGGGGGTCCAACAGGTAGCCGGTATCATGCTTAAACTGTCTGATGGTCTCCAGGGTTGCCTGACGATCAACCGAGGCAGACCGGAAATCCTGACGGGCCTGCTGCAGCTCTTGCTGGCTGAAGCTGATTTTCCCCTCGGTCTTGAGCTGGGCAAAGGCGGCAGAAACCCGGGCTGCATCCTGCTTGAAGAGATAAAAGAGGTAGCGCTCAAAGTTGGAGGCGACCTGAATATCCATGGATGGCGACAGGGTTTGCACCACCGTACCGACCGAGTAATCCCCCTGATTGATGAAACGGGTCAGGATATTGTTTTCATTGGTGGCCAGCAGCAGTTTTTCAACCGGCAGCCCCATCTGCTGTGCCACATAGCCGGCAAAGATATCCCCGAAATTTCCGGTGGGAACCGAGAAGACCACCTTCTGCCCCTGTTGTGCCACCCGCAGCCAGGCGTAGATATAATACACCACCTGGGCCAGCACCCGGGCCCAGTTGATTGAATTCACCGCCCCAAGCGAGTATTTCTGCTTAAACTCCAGGTCGCCCATCAGCTCCTTGACAATATCCTGGCAGTCATCGAAGGTCCCGTCCACGGCAATATTGTGGACATTTTCATCCAGCACCGACGTCATTTGCAGGGCCTGTACCGGCGAGGTCTTACCATGGGGGTGCAGGATGAAGATGCTGATGCCGGCCTTGCCCCGTACGCCATGAATGGCTGCACTGCCGGTGTCACCGGAGGTTGCCCCCACAATGGTCAGCTGCTCATGCCGCTCCTGCAGGATATACTCAAACAGGTTGCCCAGAAACTGCAGGGCAACATCTTTGAAGGCCAGGGTGACGCCGTGGAACAGCTCCAGGATATAGACGCCGTCTTTCTGCACGACCGGCGTCACCTCCGGGTGGCTGAAGGTGGCGTAAGAACGATCAATCAGAGCCCGCAGCTCACTGGCCGGTATGTCATCAACAAAACGTGAAATAATCTCGAAGGCAAGTTGCGGGTAGTTCAGAGAGCGCCAGGACTCCAGCTCTGCAGCAGAAAAGACAGGAATCGACTCCGGCAGCAAAAGGCCGCCGTCGTTGGCCAACCCCATCATAACCGCATCTTTAAAACGTACCGGCGCAATGCCGCCACGGGTACTCAGGTAACGCATGGACATTCCTTTCAGGCGGAGAGTTGAACGGTTTTATGTAACAGGTTTGGACAAAAAAAGCTAGAGGCTGACCGGTCGCAACTCTCCCGGTGAGAACAGGAAAAAGACACGAAAAATACAATATTTATAGAACTCGGAAAACAGCAGCCGGAAGGTGCCCAGATGATGCCACCACTCCTCCTTGACATTGCTGCTGTCAACCGGATAGGGGTACACCGCAACTTCCGGGGGAAGGGCGTTACGAAAGAGTATGGCCGAACGTTTCAGGTGATAGCGTGAGGTGATCAACAGCACCGAGCGGACCTTGTGTTCCACCAGGATATCCCGACCGTAAATGGCATTTTCCAGCGTATTCCGCGACAGTTTTTCCAGAACCACATTATCAGCAGACGGGTCACCGGGCTTGGGACGGTACAGGTCTGATTTTCTTACCGTCGGGTCCACCCCCACCAGAAAGAGCCAGGTTGCGCGACGCTCCCTGAAAAGCCGGACCCCCTCATCAACCCTGCCTTTACCGCCGGCCAGCACCACGATCGCATCGGCCTGCACCTGACGCGGACGGGCAGAAAAGGTCTTATAGGTAAAATCAATAAAAAGCGCTGTCACAATCAGCAGTGCCAGCATGAGCAATGACAGGAGGGCCTTAAAGATTTTCATGTCAGTATTTTTCCTTGCACCAGAGAAACGATTCTGATAAAAGAATTTGTTCAGTTAGCACGGGAGGTAAGATCCATGTCCAGAAAATGTGAAATTTGCGGTAAAGGCCCCAGCACCGGCAACAATGTGAGCCATGCCAACAACAAGACCCGTACCACCTGGTACCCTAACCTGCAGAAGGTAAAGGCCAAGGCAGCCAACGGCAGTGTGTCCACCATCAAGGTCTGCACACGCTGCATCCGTTCCGGCTCCGTTACCAAGGCTCTGTAGCCTTTCCGGTAACACCTACATTAAACAGCCGTGTGCACCCGCTTGCACACGGCTTGTTTAGTTTTGTGCGATCGCGACCGCCTCTACTTCAACCCGCGCTCCCCGCGGCAGGGCAGCAACGGCAACCGTGGCCCGGGCCGGTTTGACACCCGGGAAGTACTGGCCGTAGACCTGGTTGACAAGCGGAAAATCAGCCATATCCGTTAAATAGATTGTCGTTTTCACCACCTGGTCAAAATCGCTACCGGCGGCCTCAAGTACCCCCCGCAGATTTTCCATCACCCGCCCGGTCTCCTGCTCAACCGTACCGGTGACCATCTCACCCGATACCGGATCAAGCGGAATCTGACCGGAACAGAACAACAATCCACCTGCCACCACAGCCTGGGAATACGGACCGATCGCTGCCGGTGCCTTGTCAGTTGCTATGCTTTTCATATACTCCCCCACTCAACTACAAATTAAAGGACAGGATAACTGCTTAACTCCTCGCTCCTTAATACGTTCTTCAACTCAAACAAAAAAATTGCGAGGAAGGCCGGATACCAGGCGCACGGAGCGCAATGACCGAGACATACCAGACAGGTAGGCGAGGTTATGAGCACCGCGCAACACCGTAGACGGCCTCCGCAGCATTTTTTGCCTAGCTTTTTACCCGCTCCACCTTCATAACCCCCTTCACCTTCATCAAGGCATTCACAACCTTGTTCAGGTGAGTCAGGTCGGTCACGTTCAACTCAAAGATGTTCTCTCCACGCTTGTCGACGGTACTCTTGATCTGGGCACTGACAATATTGGCTTCGGCATTGGTGATTGCCAGCGTCATATTGGCTAGAATCCCCTTTTCATCCATACAGAAGACCCGCAGCCTGACCGGCAGTGCAGCACTCTTTCCCTTAGCCCAGGTCACATCAATCCGCCGCTCCGGATCACTCTCGGCAACAAAGGGGCAGTCGGCGGTATGAATGGTAACCCCCTGCCCGCGGGTGATGAAGCCGACAATCTCATCGCCGGGCAACGGGTTGCAGCATTTGGCATAGCGGATCATGATATCCTCCATGCCGCCGACCTCAACAGCACTGGAGGAACGGCCCTTCAACTTATTGATGACACTGGTTATGCGGGATTCTTTCTGATCCTGACGGACCTGCAGCCGCTCTTCAGGAATCAGCTTGCCGATCACCTGCCCTGCTGAAACCTTGCCATAGCCCATGGCCGCCAGCAGATCATCTTCACTGTTGAAACCATACTCGTTGGCAATCTTCCTGAGCTCCCCCCCCTTGATCACCTTCTGGAGGTTCAGGGAGTATTTGCGGAACTCCTTTTCACAGAGTTCACGCCCCAGCACGATACTGCGCTTGCGCTCCTCAATCTTGATCCAGGCCCGGATCTTGTTACGGGCGCGGGAGGAACGGACGATCTTGAGCCAGTCTTTGCTGGGCGTGTGGTGGGGGGAGGTGATCACCTCGACAATATCGCCGTTCTGCAGTTCATGTTTCAACGGTACCAGCTTGCCGTTGACCTTGGCCCCCACGCAGCGATGCCCCACATCGGTATGCACGGCGTAGGCGAAGTCGATCGGGGTGGAACCCTTGGGGAAGCCCTTCACATCCCCTTTGGGGGTAAAGACATAGACCTCCTCGGGAAACAGCTCAACCTTGACCGAGTCCATGAACTCCCGGGAGTCCTGTAACTCCTGCTGCCACTCCAACAGCTGGCGCAGCCAGGCAAAACGCTTGACCTCTTTTTCGTCGTAGCCCTTGCCTTCCTTGTACTTCCAGTGGGCCGCAATCCCTGCCTCAGCCACCCGGTGCATCTCATGGGTGCGGATCTGCACCTCCATCCGGTCGCCATGTGGGCCGATCACGGTGGTATGCAGCGACTGGTACATATTCCCCTTGGGCATGGCGATATAGTCTTTAAACCGCCCGGGAATCGGCCGCCAGGAAGAATGAATCAGCCCCAGCACCTCATAGCAGCTCTTGATATCATCCACCAGAATCCGCAGGGCGGTCAGGTCATAGATCTCCTCAAAATCCACCTTCCGTTTTTCCATCTTACGGTAGATTGAATAGAGGTGTTTGCTGCGGCCCGAGACCTCACCCACAATCTGGTGTTCGACAAGTTTCTGCCGGATGGCCTCCTGAATCTCATGGATGAATGATTCCCGCTCCTGCTTCTTGCGCTGGATCTTGGTTGCCAGGTCAAAGTAGACATCCGGCTGCAGGTACCTGAACGACAGGTCCTCAAGCTCGGTCTTGATCCAGGAAATCCCCAGGCGGTGCGCAATCGGGGCGTAGATATCCATGGTCTCGCGGGAGATGGAGCGCTGCTTGGTATCAGGCTGAAACTGCAGGGTCCGCATGTTATGCAGCCGGTCAGCCAGCTTCACCAGGATCACCCGGATATCATTGGCCATGGCGATCAGCATCTTGCGGAAGTTTTCGGCCTGATTCTCTTCCTTGGTCTTGAAATGGATCTTACTGATCTTGGTTACCCCGTCAACCAGTTCGGCAACTTCCTTGCCGAACATCTCGGCCAGCTCTTCCGAGGTGGTCAGGGTATCTTCGATGGTATCATGGAGGAAACCGGTCACAATGCTGGGCACATCCAGCTTTAAACCGGCAAGCAGTCCGGCAACTTCCAGGGGATGAATGATATACGGCTCACCGGAAAGGCGGGTCTGGCCCTGATGCACCTTGGCACAGTACACGTAGGCCTTCCTGATCAGATTCAGATCAGCAGACGGGTTATAGGTTACAACCGTATCAAGGATATCGTTCAGGCGTATCATGCAGGGGTACGTGCTATCGGGTGACCAGTGTCACAAACACCGGGGGAAGGTGCAAAAATGGAGGCGCTACCAAGCGGCAGGCCTCCAGAGTTGATCCAATCATGCAGAACGCTTGCTGCTCAGCTCAGCCGACAACTTACCGGCAGCAATTTCGCGCAGCGAGGTAACCACATGGCGGTTGTTCTTGGGGTCAATCAGCGGCTTAGCCCCCTTGTAGAGCTGCTTGACCCGTTTGGAGGCCATCATGACCAGCATGAAGCGGTTATCCACTTTTTCAAGGCAATCTTCAACAGTAACCCGTGCCATCGTCTCTATCTCCTTTTGTCCACAAACGAATAATGGAGCGGTGATTATACCTATAGCTGCTCAAATATCAAACATTTTCGACACCTGACCCAACATACGTGCCGTGGTATGGCGTGCGGCAGTCACCAGTGACGCCAAGGCCTCGTGGGCCTCATCAAGCCGGTCGTTTACCACGATGTAATCATACCAGCGCGCCTCACGGATCTCCTCGGTTGCCCGCTCGATCCGGCGTTCGATTACCTCTTTGGCGTCGGAAGAGCGGGATTCAAGCCGGCGCCGCAGCTCTGCCATGCTGGGAGGCAGCACAAAGACAAACAGGCCGTTAATACCGCGGTCCTTGAGGATACGCGCCCCCTGGCAGTCAATGTCGAGCAGGATATCAATGCCGTCAATCCTGGCCTGTTCCAGCGTCGCAATGGCGGTTCCGTAAAAATTTCCATGCACCTCGGCCCACTCGGCAAAACCGTTTTCAGCAATCATCTGCTTGAAACGCTCAATCGAGACAAAATGGTAATCAACACCATCCTGCTCCCCCGGCCTGGGTTGCCGGGTCGTATAACTGACCGACTCCTTCAGTGCAGGAAAACGGCTGACCAGCCCGTTACAGAGTGTTGTCTTGCCAGCCCCGGACGGTGCTGAAATAACGATGAGAAGCCCTTCTTGCTGCATATCCCCCCCGCAGGTAAGGAACGATGATTTTTTTGTTCTGAGTGCGGCAGTTAAGAAATGGCGCGAAGGCGTACCATCAAGTACGTTGACAAGCCATTTTGAAGACTGACGTGCTCAGAGCAAAAAAAGACCGTTCCTATTCGATGTTCTGGACCTGTTCCCGCATCTTCTCCAACTCCGCCTTCATCTGCACCACCAGCGAGGTAATGGCGGAATCATTCGCCTTGGAACCGATGGTATTCACTTCACGGTTGATCTCCTGCATCAGGAAGTCAAGCTTGCGCCCAACCGGTTCCTTCAGCAGCAGGGTCTCATCAAACTGGGCAAAGTGGCTCTCCAGACGTACCAGTTCTTCCGTAATATCACAACGGTCAGCCAGCAGGGCAACCTCCTGGGCCAGCCGCTGCGGATCAAGCTCTGTCCCGCCCAGCAACTTCTCTAGCCGTTGCTGCAGCTTCTGCTGATACTCCTCAACCACCCGGGGGGCACGTTCCCGCACCTGGGCAACCAGGGCCGCCAGTTCAGTACGCCGCGCCTTCAGGTCAGCCTGCAGTGCCTCGCCTTCGCGCAGCCGCATCCCGTCCAGACCGGCAAGGGCCTGCCCAACTGCCTGCAGTACCAGCGGCAACAGATCCCCCTGGTCCTCACTGGCCGACTCCTGCAGCACATTGCGTTGAGCCAGTATCAAAGAGAGCGGAATCTCCGCCGACACATGCAACTCATGGGCAAGCTCCTGGAAGGCCTGATGATACCCCTTGGCAACCCCGTGGTTCAGCGGCGGAACCACCACCTCGCCCACAGCCGGCTCCCACTGTACAAACAGATCGGCCTTACCACGCTTGACATAGCCGCCGACCGCCTTACGTACCTCATGTTCATAGGCCAGAAAACTGCGCGGCATCTTGACCGACACCTCCCCGTAGCGGTTATTGACGGTCTTTATCTCAACCAGACAACGGCCCTGATGATCCGTTGATTCGCCTTTGCCATACCCGGTCATGCTCTTGATCATGCCTGCCTCCTCATCGTTCGTACCTACTCATATACTTCAGCTGCCCTGCTGCTGTCCATAGTGAGAACGCAGCAGCAACGATCCTCAGGTTCATGCAACTGCCTATTGACAACATCCGGGATCAATGTGCAAAGTCGTAGAACAGGTTAAAAACCGGATACATTCCATGGGGATCAAATTTCGATTCCAGCTCAGCAATGCCTGCAGGGGGCTGCCAAAGCGAGTACCCTGCCCGTACATTGAGATAACGGGTGAAACCATATGAGCCATGCCGCAAACATCCGCAGCCGGATACTGATTCCGTTGTCTCTGACCTTTCTGGTGCTGCTTTGCAGTTTCCTCTACAGCGCCTTTGCCATCCGGGGCGCCGGGATTGCCAATGAGCTGGAGCGGGAACATGGTGAAACCATCTCCATCTTTAAAGGGATGCTGTCAGCCAGAACCAGGCTGATGACAGCCGCTGCCGAGATCATACTCAAGGACCCTGCGCTGAAGCAGGCCATGCGCAGCCGGAACCGCGCTGGCCTCTACGCCGCAGCCCTGCCCTACCAGCGCAAACTGACAACCAACGATGTCACTCATTTCTATTTTCACACTCCCGACTCCAAAAACTTTTTGCGGGTTCACCAGCCGGACCGCTACGGAGACCTGATCAACCGGGATTCCATGCAGCGTGCTGTGGAGACCGGTGATGCGGCCGATGCCCTTGAGATGGGCCCCTTCGGCACCCTGACCCTGCGGCTGGTCATCCCCTGGCATGACCAAAGCGGCCTGATCGGTTATCTGGAACTAGGAACAGAGGTCAACGACATCCTTGACGATCTTGCCATTATTAACAACATTGACTATCTGGTCGTGCTCAACAAGGAGCTGCTGGACAAAAAGACCATGGCAACAGGCTATGCCTGGGTGGGAAGAAAAGTCGACTGGGAGCGTTACCCGGATAAAGTCGTTATTGCCCAGTCGATTCCAAGCATTCCACCGGCACTGGACCACCAGCTCGCAGAGGAAACAAAGAAGCTTTCCCGCAGCAGGGCCTGGAACAGCGCAGCACTCGGTAACCAGCACTACGCCTTCAGAACCTTTCCCTTTCACGAATCAAGCGGCCGCGAAATCGGAAACTTCATCCTGTTATATGACATAACCAATCAGACACGAAGTTTTCACCACTTCATCATCTATTCACTCTGCTTCAGTTGCGGCATATCGATCATACTGTTCATGTTTGCCTGGAAGATCCTGGGGCGCGTTGAGCAGACCATCGAGGAAACCCGGCAAAAATTATCAGAGGAAGTGGACAAGACCTCTGAAGCCAACAACCTGCTTGAAACTGAGATTGCCGAACGCCAGAAAGCAGAGGAGGCGCTTGTCCATCTGAATAGCCACCTTGAAGAACGGATTGCGGAGCGGACCAGACACCTTGAAGCAGCAACCGAAGCGCTTGAACTGGGACGGCATGAGCTGGAAAAGGCCTATGCAGAACTGACCTCACGGCAGGCGATTATCCTGCATCAGGACAAAATGGCCAGTATCGGTCTCCTGGCTGCCGGGGTGGCCCATGACATCAACAATCCGATCGGTTTTGTAACCAACAACCTGGAAGAGCTCAGTATCTACCTGACCCGGCTTCAGGCGTTTATTGAAGAGCAGCAGGCCATAATCCAGGCCACCGCCTCCCCTGAAGAGCTGAAAAAATTGCACGAAGACTGGAATCAACTGGGAATTGATTACATTCTCGATGATTTTGGAGCGTTGATTGCAGAGTCATTGGAGGGGGCAACCCGGGTCAGCGACATTGTCAAAAATCTGCGCAACTTCTCCCGTGTCGATGACTTTGCCTTCAAGCAGGCTGATATCAATGAGTGCCTGGAAAACTCAATCAAGATCACCCATCATGAATTGCGGCATAAAGCGCAGGTACATCGGCAGTTTGGCGAGATTCCAAAAATTTTATGCTGCCCGCAGCAGCTGAACCAGGCCTTCATGAATCTGCTGGTCAATGCTGCCCATGCCATTGACAAACGTGGCGACGTAACACTTAAAAG includes these proteins:
- a CDS encoding cytochrome c biogenesis CcdA family protein, encoding METQQITYIGAFVAGLLSFLSPCVLPLIPSYITYITGLSFSDLDAEHPTHVVRRKTMLHSLAFVSGFTVVFVLLGASATYIGSFLQQHMELVRKLGGILIVVFGIHVTGLVPLKWLLGEKRVSLKNKPAGFLGSFLVGLAFAAGWTPCIGPILASILMIAATEEKVAHGIVLLLLYSIGLGIPFLLSSLALHRFITVFNRFKKHIRLFEIITGFFLVIVGVLIFTNWLSVLSGYVNLLFMKN
- a CDS encoding TlpA disulfide reductase family protein; amino-acid sequence: MKKLLVLLCCAVALTAGCSKDKSAAPSKAPAEKSQAPEISVVSLDNQQLTLAALKGKVVLLNFWATWCPPCREEIPSMIKLNTFMAGKPFQMVCVSVDEGGKQAVQEFLKNSKYSLPAYTDPSGQVAKTYGITGVPETFVIDKNGIIVKKVIGGLDWNSPEVIAFLEGLMK
- a CDS encoding polyprenyl synthetase family protein, whose amino-acid sequence is MQAALELIGEDLKQVEEQFRKDLESDVPLIRKVGEYVLASGGKRIRPAMLLLAARLCEYQGNQAIPLASVVEFIHTATLLHDDVVDSATLRRGLASANTLWGNEASVLIGDFLFSKSFSLMVAAGSLDVLRVMSKATTVIAEGEVLQLLYTGEVELTEQQYIEVVRAKTAVLLSAACQCGAILGGVSPEQEQALADFGMELGIAFQLMDDILDYTASEEEFGKSIGHDLEEGKLTLPLIHALRGCSDEEREAVSAIIEKDELTPEDFRLVSGLVQSYGGIEYTVEKARDCVANCARHLSCFPANSCKAALLDLAEYVVTRNR
- a CDS encoding DEAD/DEAH box helicase, which codes for MKFSDLSLPAQVLQGIHQAGFSACTPIQAQTLPLSLSGKDVAGQAQTGTGKTAAFLITLFTKLLASQSETAAGSLPRPRALILAPTRELVVQIEKDAQLLGSHCGFNIQAIYGGVDYMKQKNALKDGADVVIGTPGRLIDYLKQKVYSLKHIEMLVIDEADRMFDMGFIPDLRYILRRLPPFDQRQNLMFSATLNQRVMELSYEFMNVPQKVSVTPEKMTAERVEQVLYHVSNKEKFPLLLGLLRREGMARTMLFVNTKREAERLQDRLNANEFPCRVISGDVDQRKRMNILEQFKRGELAILIATDVASRGLHIDGVSHVINYDLPQDAEDYVHRIGRTARAGAEGKAISLADEDGAFYIEAIEEYIRHKVAVEWAEDDLFMHDYKRPKHRPAPVASTKQPHGQRHKPKDQKSTPRKTAAASPPEGEKKKRRPRRRKPGGSAAPSEGTVKTD
- a CDS encoding zinc-ribbon domain-containing protein, which gives rise to MRIECPNCKASGTMNDLEIPDDGMMLACPRCKESFRVEKPRKKATSAFATNTCPSCGYSTFCEEVFDECPHCGMDVKTVAAKKREEEALKREQELLNRNCRPDTVVAVPLPAAAKAPAAPAVKEKTAISLAGFANGFDPVAAVGWGVAVWAAVFLLVGGWEVIGYLGTDIQAQLSEQSVEPVSAWQVFWGYGFLPWVKLLYGLAVLSAAFGFLQRATWGMQGVQQVVMASLVLAPVYEVGLYVVWIVKSIAPPWWAYLVEGFSALLVSALWMVPLYFLLLYLKADSFKRVYQQG
- the thrC gene encoding threonine synthase — translated: MRYLSTRGGIAPVRFKDAVMMGLANDGGLLLPESIPVFSAAELESWRSLNYPQLAFEIISRFVDDIPASELRALIDRSYATFSHPEVTPVVQKDGVYILELFHGVTLAFKDVALQFLGNLFEYILQERHEQLTIVGATSGDTGSAAIHGVRGKAGISIFILHPHGKTSPVQALQMTSVLDENVHNIAVDGTFDDCQDIVKELMGDLEFKQKYSLGAVNSINWARVLAQVVYYIYAWLRVAQQGQKVVFSVPTGNFGDIFAGYVAQQMGLPVEKLLLATNENNILTRFINQGDYSVGTVVQTLSPSMDIQVASNFERYLFYLFKQDAARVSAAFAQLKTEGKISFSQQELQQARQDFRSASVDRQATLETIRQFKHDTGYLLDPHTAVGVRAAQELVADDTPVVCLSTAHPAKFGEAVVEATGEAVPVPPAIARLEGLPTRCVRMQADAGQVREFIISTVG